TGACACTCCGTCCTCCGGGCCCAACGGGCGCGGTGGAGCCGCCTACCCGTCGGGTACGCCGCCGTACGGGACCCCGACGGTCTCCGACGCCGGTACGGACGCGGGCCGTTCCGCCACGCGGCCGGAGGAACGCAAGACCGAGACCACGCTGACGACCCGGATCCGGATCAACATCCCCGGGTCGCGGCCCATTCCGCCCGTGGTGGTGCGCAAGCCCGTCGCGGAGGCGGAGAGCCCGGCCCGCACCGACACGCACGGTGAGGCGTCGACGGCGCCGGACACCGCCCCCTCCACGGGCGCGGGCCCGGTCGAGCCTCCCGCCGAGCCCGTGCAGCAGGGCGACGACAAGCCGGCCAGCGACTGGTTCGCCCCCCGCAAGTCGGGCGGCGGCAAGGGCGGTCCGGGCGGCGGCTCCACCAACGGGGGCGGGCTGCCGGGCGGTTCGCGTCCGGCGCCGGGCGGCTCCGGAGCGGGCGCTCCCGCCGCCGGTGCGTCCGGAGGGGCGCGGCCGGGTGCCGGGCGGCCCGGAGGCGTGGTCGGCTCCATGGGCGCGCCGGGTGGCTCCCGCTCCGGCGGTACGAACGGTGCCGGGCTCCCGGGCGGCGCGACCGGCGGCCCCGTCGCGCCCGGGCACGGCGGTGGCACCGGCTCCTTCGACGTCACCGAGGCCCTGGCGGCGGGCCCGCTGGGCAACGGCTCGCGTTCCACCCCCGGCGGCGGCGAACCGCGCCGCGACGACCTGCCGTACTTCTCGGAGAACGGCCGCGACGGGCAGAGCGGGCAGAACGGACAGGCCGGTTACGGCGGTCAGCCCGGTGGCCCGAGCGCCGCGGACGGCTTCGGCACGCCCGGCGGCCCCGGCTCCCGCCCTGCCGGCCCGACGGGCGGACCGGTCACCGGTGACGGCCCGATGGTGCCGCCGGCCGGAGCGGGCTTCGACGAGCAGGTCGGTCCCGGGCGGACGAGCGGCTTCACCGCGCAGGGAGGCCCGGGCGCACCCGGCAGCTTCGACGCACCCGGCGGCCCTGGCGGCCCCGGCGGCTTCGGTATCGAGCCGGGCGGCCCGGCAGGCCCCGGCGCCTTCGACGCCCCTGGCGGGCGCAGCGGCCCTGACGGCTTCGGCGACCCGGCCCGGCCCGGTGCCCCCGAGGCCTTCAACGACCCCGGCGGCCCCGGCGCCTTCAACGCCCCCGGCCGGTCCGGAGGCCCCGGAGCCATAGGCGGCGGCCCCGGTGGCCCCGGCTCCCCCGCCGGTGGGGGCGTACCCGGCGCTCCTGGTGGCCCGGCGGGCCCGGGCGGCACTCCCGCTCCCGGCGCCGCGGGCACCGGCCCCGGCGGTGGCATGAGCGACGACACCGCCATCCTGACCCCGCAGAAGCCGGCCCCCGAACCACCGGACGGCCAGGGCTACGGCCCCCGGCACGACAACGTCTCGGGGCACACGGTCACCAGCGGCATCCCCGTCGTACCGTCCGGTGCCGCCTCGCCGTTCGGCCCGGGCGCGCCCGGTGACGGCCCGGTGCCCCACACGGCACCGAAGCTGCCCGAGCCGGTGTCGCCGCCCCCCGCGAGCTCCTCCAAGGCGCCGAAGAAGAAGGGCCGCAACAAGCTCGTGCTGCTGGCCGTCGGCGCGGTCGTCCTCGCCGGTGGCGTCTACGGCGCCGGGCTGCTGATGAACCGCACCGACGTGCCCAAGGGCACCACCGTGCTCGGCGTCGACATCGGCGGCACCACGCGCGACGGCGCGGTCAGGAAGCTCGACGAGGCCTTCGACAAGAACGCCGGCAAGGAGCTGAAGCTGTCCCTGGGCGGCAAGACCGTCGCCCTCGACCCGGACAACGCGGGCCTGCAGTTCGACATGGACGCCACGGCCGACGCGGCGGCCAAGAGCGACTACAACCCGGTCTCCGTGATCGCCTCGCTGTTCGGCAACCACCGTGTGGTCACTCCCGTCATGCCCATCGACGAGGAGAAGCTGCACGCCTCCCTGGAGACCGCCGCCGGAGGCTCCGGCGCGACGACCGACGGCACGATCGAGTTCAAGGGCGGCAAGGCCGTCCCCGTGTACGGCAAGGCCGGCAAGGGCGTCGACCTCGCCAAGTCGACGGCCGCGGTGGAGGAGGCATACCGCACCCAGGTGGAGACCGGCACGGCCGGCACGGTCAGCCTCCCGACCACCACCCGGCAGCCGACGGTCTCCAACGCCGAGGTCGACCGGATGCTCAAGGAGTTCGCGCAGCCGGCGATGTCCGACCTCGTCACCATCCGGACCGACGCGGCGCACAGCATCGACTTCGGCCCGGTGTCCCTGCCGAAGATCCTCAGCTTCAAGGCCGTCGACGGCAAGCTCGTGGACACCTACAACCTGAAGGCGCTCCAGGAGGCCTACGGCAAGACCTTCGAGGGCGTGCAGATCGAGGGTGCCGGCGGCAAGCGGGACGTCCTCCCGCAGGACGTCGTCACGGCGCTGCGCAAGGCCCTGCGCGGCAAGACGTCCGCGGAGCGCGTCGGAGTCATCGACACCAAGCCGAACTGACCTCCGGCCACCCGCCGTACGAGAGCCCCCGCCCGACGAGGACGGGGGCTCTCCCCGTCACCCCGCGGACATCACAACCGGCCTGCGGCACTCCGCCCGCCCGACACGGACCCCGCCCACGTCAGTTGAGCATCGCCCTGGCCGCAAAGGCCTCCCCCCGCACCCGCTCGGCAGCCCCCTCGTCCACCGCCGAGACAACCTCCGCATAGGCCTCCAACTCCGAGGCCCCGCCCAGGAACTCCCCCCGCCGCACCAGCAACTGCGCCCGCTCGTACCGCAGCCGAGCCGGATGCGAGGGCAGCAGCAGCGACAACTCCACCGCCCACAGCGAGACGTCCGACCGCTCGGGCCGGGCCGCCGCCCACGCCCGCACGTTGTTCAGGATCCGCAGCACCACATCCAGCGGATCCGCCGGCCGCAGCATCGACGGATCGATCCCCGACCCCGTCGCCCCGGCCACCAGCACCTCCGCGTCCGCCCCCGTCAGCACCCGCCCGCCGTCGAACGGATCCGCCAGCACCTGCCCCTCGTCGGGCCCGAACCCGACCACGAAGTGCCCCGGCAGGGCCACCCCGTACACCGGCGCTCCGGCCCGCCGGGCCACCTCCAGCCACACCACCGACAGCAGGATCGGGAGCCCCCTGCGCCGCACCAGCACCTCGTGCAGCAGCGAGGACTCCAGCCGCCGGTAGTCGGCGGGGGTGCCGTGGAACCCCATCCGCTCACCGAGCAGCTCCCGCAGGGCCAGCGCCCACGCCCGCGGCCCGCCGGGCCGGTACGGCAGCAGCCCGGCCAGCCGGTCCAGCTCGACCTGCGCGGCGTCCAGGCCGGCCTCGTCCAGCTCCCCGTCCGCCACCGCGCCCACCAGCAGGCACAGCGTCGACAGATCGGGCCGCTCGGACCGGGCCTCTTCGGCGAACCGCCGCCGCAGCTCGGCGGAGCGCTCGGGGGAGGGGGGAAACGGGGGACGCATGACTGGCTCGTGCCCTCTCACAACGATCGGTTACCGGCCGCTGCGGCGCCGTCCGGCGCCCGGTAGTGGTGGTAGGCGTGGTGCGCCGAGAAGCCCATCCCGGCGTACAGCGCCCGCGCTGCCGCGTTGCCGGCCTCGACCTGGAGCCACGCGGCCGACGCGCCCTCGTCGAGCGCCTGACGGGCCAGTGCGGCCATCACGGCCGTGCCGAGCCCCCGCCGCCGCAGCGCAGGGTCGACCTCGACGGCGGCGAACCCGGCCCACCGCCCGTCGACGACACACCGCCCGATGGCGGCGGGAGGCGCCTGCGCGCTGTCCCCGGGCACGGTCGCGAACCACACGGAGGGCCCGCTCTCCAGCACGCGCAGCGCCACCTCGCTCACGCCCTTGCGCTGGTACCGGGCCAGCCACCCCTCACCGGCCTGCCGGGACAGCACGACCCCCGCCGGATCACCCCGGTCGGCGATCGGCGCCAGCGGCCCGGCCCACAGCTCGGCCGTCACCTCCCGCACCCAGCCCCGCCGCTCCAGCTCGGCGCAGAGCAGCTCCTGCGTGCCCTCGGCCCCCGTCGCGGTCTGGACGTAGGCGGGCAGTCCGCGCTCGCCGTACCACCGCCGCACGGCGTCCAGGGCCTCGTCGAGCGGCCTGTCCGGCGCGCCCAGCGGCAGCACCGAGTTGGCCCGCCGCGTGAACCCGGACGCGGCCCGCAGCTCCCACCCGCCGAGCCGCTCGCTCTCGACGGGCGGCCAGGCCCGCGCGGCGACCCGCGCCAGCTCCTCGTAGGAGGCGGCGGGACCGCGGCGACGCGCCGGTGCGGCGGGCACGGTCTTGCCCGCGACCAGCGCCGATTCCGCGATGCGGACGCTCTCGCCACTCTTGCGTGTGATCAGCAGCACACCGTTGTCCCATGATGTGAGAACACCGACCGTGTCGGTGAACTTCTCACCCGGAGCCTCATGTTCGATCAAGCTCCGCACGGAGACCCGTTTGCCCACGTCAGCAGCGGTGATGCGGACCTCGAGTCGCCCGGCGGCAGAGATTTCCACAGGTCAGTTCACCCCTCCTGTTCGGATCATGCCCAGGAACGGAGATACTAGGGGCGGGCATCGACGACGCCGCGCTCCCGCGCGCCAGGCGGCGGAGCCTGAGGAGGCCCGCCAGCGCCCTATCGAGGAGGAACGACAGCGTGACCTACGTCATCGCGCAGCCTTGTGTCGACGTGAAGGACAAGGCGTGCATCGAGGAGTGCCCGGTCGACTGCATCTACGAGGGCCAGCGGTCCTTGTACATCCACCCGGACGAATGCGTCGACTGCGGCGCCTGTGAACCGGTCTGCCCGGTCGAGGCCATCTTCTACGAGGACGACACTCCCGAGGAGTGGAAGGACTACTACAAGGCGAACGTCGAGTTCTTCGACGAGCTCGGTTCGCCCGGCGGAGCCAGCAAGCTGGGGCTGATCGAGCGCGACCACCCCTTCATCGCCGCGCTGCCGCCGCAGAACCAGTAAGAGCGGCCCGCACTCCGTGCCGCCTCGGTCCCGTACGGCCCGATCAGCCCCCTGATCGCCGTACGGGGCCGAGGCGTTTGCCGTGACCGGCTCGTACGTGCCAGAAAGTGAGCCCGAACCCGTGTCCGCAGTCTCCGACCGCCTCCCCACCTTCCCCTGGGACAAGCTGGCCCCGTACAAGGCCACGGCCGCCGCCCATCCGGACGGCATCGTCGACCTGTCCGTCGGCACCCCGGTCGACCCGGTGCCCGAGCTGATCCAGAAAGCGCTGGTGGCCGCGGCCGACTCGCCGGGCTATCCGACCGTCTGGGGCACCCCCGAGCTGCGCGACGCGATCACCGGCTGGGCCGAGCGCCGCCTCGGCGCCCGGGAGCTCACCCACCGCCACGTGCTGCCGGTCGTCGGCTCCAAGGAGCTCGTCGCCTGGCTGCCCACCCAGCTGGGCCTCGGCCCCGGCGACCGGGTGGCCTACCCGCGCCTGGCCTACCCGACGTACGAGGTCGGCGCCCGCCTGGCACGCGCCGGCCACGAGGCCTACGACGACCCGACGGAGCTGGACCCCGAGGGCCTGAAGCTCCTCTGGCTGAACTCCCCGTCGAACCCCACGGGCAAGGTCCTCTCCCAGGAGGAGCTGACCCGGATCGTCGCCTGGGCCCGCGCGCACGGCATCCTGCTCTTCTCCGACGAGTGCTACCTGGAGCTGGGCTGGGAGGCCGACCCGGTCTCGGTGCTGCACCCGGACGTCAACGGCGGCTCGTACGACGGCATCGTCGCCGTCCACTCCCTCTCCAAGCGCTCGAACCTCGCCGGCTACCGCGCGGCCTTCCTGGCCGGTGACCCGGCGGTCCTCGGCCCGCTCCTGGAGATCCGCAAGCACGGCGGCATGATGACGTCGGCTCCGACGCAGGCGGCGGTGATCGCGGCCCTCGGCGACGACGGCCACGTGCGCGTCCAGCGCGAGCGCTACGCGTCCCGCCGTGAGCTGCTGCGCGAGGCCCTGGTCACCCACGGCTTCCGCATCGAGCACAGCGAGGCCAGCCTCTACCTGTGGGCCACCCGGGGCGAATCCTGCTGGGACACGGTCGACCACCTCGCCAAGCGCGGCATCCTCGTGGCCCCCGGCGACTTCTACGGCCCGGCGGGCGCGCAGTTCGTGCGCGTGGCGCTGACGGCCACGGACGAGAGGGTGGCGGCGGCCGTACAGCGGCTGTGACCGCGGCCGAGCACACCGAAGGGGTCCGGGGAGCTTCCCCGGACCCCTTCGCCGTCACGACGCCGTGGCGTCAGCCGACCGGCAGGCTCTTCACCGGCAGGGAGTCCGCGGACGGCACGCCGCCCTTGGTGAGGGAGTCCGTCGGCAGGCCGCCCTTGGCCGAACCGGCGGTGTCGCCGACGAGCTGCCCGGCGGAGCCCGCCGCGTCACCGGCCGCCTTCTGCGCCACGGGCGTGGTCTTCTTGACCGCCTTGCCACCGGTCTTGCCCGCGGCCGGCACCGCCTTCTTGACGGTCTTGCCGCCGGTGTCACCCGCGGACTCGGTGACCTTCTGCGCCGCGCCGTCGACGGTGTTGCCGACGTTGGCCCCGTCCAGGGCGGTCAGGCCACCGAGGTTCGGGGCGGCGGGCAGCTCGGGGGCCGCGCTGGCGGAGCCGGCCGCACCGACCCCGGCAGCCGCTCCCGCAGCGACGATCAGCGCGGCACGGGCGATACGGCGGGTCAGAGGCAGGGACATGGTGCTCCTTCGACGGGAGAGAACTGTGAGCTTCGTGAAGTGTCCGACCGGGTCCGGCAGTTGATCGACTGGCTGTGGATCACCCCGGCTCGGACGCAGTGACTACCGCTCGAAGCCCGCGAAGGTTGCGGCGCCGCAACGTAAAGAGTTGGTAATGCGTCGCATTATCGGCTGCGGATAAAAACGGTCAAAGAGGCTTCCGGGGGAAACGCTGCCGAAACCTTCCAGCCCTGTCCTCCCAAGGGATTTCGCGGCTTCCCGGCTGAGGGCGCGCCATCCTGCGCACACCGTCGCCGAAGCACCCCTCGGGTAACCCTCCCGTGTGAGGCCCCGCACCCGTGCGCGATCTGGGGCCTGTCGTTTGGATCAGGTCGCAGACGCGGGGCCTGGCACGCGCATCTGCCGCGTTGTCGTCAGTCCTCGACGCTCCGCGTCGACTCCCTCCTCCGCCTTGCAGCTACACGCACCAGGCCCCGCTCACCGGCATCGAGACGCACCGCCGATTCCCTGCGACCTGATCCAAACGACAGGCCCTAACCCATCGTGACGACACGGACCGCGTCCGCGTCCCGTTCCGCGCCCGCGGTGCCCTTCGCAGCGGGCTCCCGCCACTGGCCGGCGGTGGTCCCGGCGACCCATTCCCGCCCCGCGTAGGTGACGCGTGCGATGTGCAGCTCGGAGGCGTTGGCCACGGCCCAGTGCGCCAGCTGCCAGCCCCGCTGGTCCAGGCTCCGCCCGGTCGCCGTGCTGGTGTCCGCGGTCACCGGCAGGGTCACGGTCCGCCCCCCGGCCCCGTCCCCGGCGCTCGGGGACGGCGCGGGCGTGGCCGTCGACGCACCGCCGCCGACCTCGGCACCGGCCGGCTCCAGCACATCCCGCCCGAAGTCCCGCACGAGCGCGGCCCGCACCCCGTCCGGGCCCGAGGCCCGGGTCGCGGCCGGGCGGCCCTCGCAGGTCAGCGTGGCCGCCGACTGCCCGGTGAGGGCCGCGGCGAGCAGCGCGGCGTCCGGCTCGTGCTTGGCGTAGGCCTGCGGGAAACCGCTGCGCTGCACGCGCTGCGCGGCGACGGTGAGCGGCAGCCGGGTGTAGCCGGTCACCTTGACCAGGTGGTCGTAGAACTCACCGGCCGAGTACGTCGGGTCCATGATCTCCTTCGGCGTTCCCCAGCCCTGCGAGGGCCGCTGCTGGAACAGGCCGAGGGAGTCCCGGTCGCCGTGCTTGATGTTGCGCAGGGCGGATTCCTGAAGCGCTGTCGCCAGCGCGATGGTCACGGCCCGCTCGGGCAGGCCGCGCGCGGTCCCCACGGCGGTGATCGTCGCCGCGTTCACCGCCTGCTCGGGCGTGAACTCGTACGACGCTCCGTCGCCCTTGCCGGAGACCACCTTGCAGCCCGGTCCACCCGAGCCCCCGGTGACGTACTGCACGACGAGGTAACCGGCGACCGCGAGCAGGGCCATGAAGGCGGCTCCGCATCGGAAGAGGCGGCCACGACGCTTGGGAGAGGACGGCTCTGGCACGCCGTACAAGGTACTGGAGAGTACGGAGTGGCATGAGCCGGGTGTGGACAGTGAGGCCGTGGTCTGGCGCGTTAGGGTCGACGGCATGGCCGACACCTCGCTTGACCTCACGCTGGACGCCGCGGAGCTCACCGCCCGGCTCGTCGACTTCCGCTCCGAGAGCGGTGGCGAGAAGCCGCTCGCGGACGCGATCGAGACCGCGCTGCGCGCGCTGCCGCACCTGACGGTCGACCGGTACGGCAACAACGTCGTGGCCCGCACGAACCTCGGCCGCGCGGAGCGGGTGATCCTGGCCGGCCACATCGACACCGTCCCCGTGGCGGACAACGTCCCCTCCCGCCTCGACGAGGACGGCGTCCTGTGGGGCTGCGGCACCTGCGACATGAAGTCCGGCGTCGCGGTCCAGCTGCGCATCGCGGCCACGGTCCCCGCCCCCAACCGCGACCTGACCTTCGTCTTCTACGACAACGAGGAGGTCGCCGCGGAGCTGAACGGCCTCAAGCACGTCTCCGAGACGCACCCCGAGTGGCTGGAGGGCGATTTCGCGGTGCTCCTGGAGCCGTCGGACGGCCAGGTCGAGGGCGGCTGCCAGGGCACCCTGCGGGTGCTGCTGAAGACCACGGGGGAGCGGGCCCACTCGGCACGCGGCTGGATGGGCTCCAACGCGATCCACGCCGCGGCCCCGATCCTCGCCCGTCTGGCCTCCTACGAACCCCGCTGGCCGGTCATCGACGGCCTGGAGTACCGCGAGGGCCTGAACGCGGTCGGCATCACCGGGGGAGTGGCCGGCAACGTGATCCCCGACGAGTGCGTCGTCACCGTCAATTTCCGCTACGCACCCGACCGCACGCCGGAGGAGGCGATCGCCCACGTCCGTGAGGTCTTCGCGGACTGCGGGGTGGAGGAGTTCGAGGTCGTCGACCACAGCGGCGCGGCGATGCCCGGTCTGTCCCATCCGGCGGCCAAGGCGTTCATCGAAGCGGTCGGCGGCACCCCGATGCCGAAGTACGGCTGGACGGACGTCTCCCGCTTCTCCGCGCTCGGCGTCCCCGCGGTCAACTACGGCCCCGGCAACCCCCACTTGGCGCACAAGCGGGACGAGCGCGTGGAGACTGCCAAGATCCTCGCGGGCGAGGAGCGCCTGCGGAACTGGCTGACCGCCTGACCCCGCCGGCCCGCCGGCGGGTTTACGGCGCTTCATCGCGGACATGCTCACGTCCCTCGTTCGTAACCCGCGTAGATCTACGCTGAGGTGGAAAGACAGGCACGACGGAGGGAGCGCACATGGCGACCGGCAACCCCGAGGGGAAGAAGCAGCCGCCGGAGGAAAAGCGCCTGGGCCCGGTCCTCCAGAGGCGGGACCAGGTGCAGCCCAGCACCACCGACCAACGGCTGCTCGACGAGCGGGCCCCCTCCGACTGGGTCCACACCGACCCCTGGCGGGTGCTGCGCATCCAGTCGGAGTTCATCGAGGGTTTCGGCACGCTCGCCGAACTCCCGCCCGCGATCAGCGTGTTCGGCTCGGCCCGGACCCCGGCGGACTCGCCCGAGTACGAGGCGGGCGTCCGGCTGGGGCAGGGCCTGGTCGACGCGGGCTTCGCCGTCATCACCGGCGGCGGCCCGGGCGCGATGGAGGCGGCCAACAAGGGCGCCCTGGAGGCGAAGGGCATCTCGGTCGGCCTCGGCATCGAGCTGCCGTTCGAGCAGGGCCTGAATCCGTACGTCGACATCGGTCTGAACTTCCGCTACTTCTTCGTGCGGAAGATGATGTTCGTGAAGTACGCGCAGGGCTTCGTGGTGCTCCCCGGGGGCC
The Streptomyces tuirus genome window above contains:
- a CDS encoding transglutaminase family protein, with protein sequence MRPPFPPSPERSAELRRRFAEEARSERPDLSTLCLLVGAVADGELDEAGLDAAQVELDRLAGLLPYRPGGPRAWALALRELLGERMGFHGTPADYRRLESSLLHEVLVRRRGLPILLSVVWLEVARRAGAPVYGVALPGHFVVGFGPDEGQVLADPFDGGRVLTGADAEVLVAGATGSGIDPSMLRPADPLDVVLRILNNVRAWAAARPERSDVSLWAVELSLLLPSHPARLRYERAQLLVRRGEFLGGASELEAYAEVVSAVDEGAAERVRGEAFAARAMLN
- a CDS encoding GNAT family N-acetyltransferase; this translates as MEISAAGRLEVRITAADVGKRVSVRSLIEHEAPGEKFTDTVGVLTSWDNGVLLITRKSGESVRIAESALVAGKTVPAAPARRRGPAASYEELARVAARAWPPVESERLGGWELRAASGFTRRANSVLPLGAPDRPLDEALDAVRRWYGERGLPAYVQTATGAEGTQELLCAELERRGWVREVTAELWAGPLAPIADRGDPAGVVLSRQAGEGWLARYQRKGVSEVALRVLESGPSVWFATVPGDSAQAPPAAIGRCVVDGRWAGFAAVEVDPALRRRGLGTAVMAALARQALDEGASAAWLQVEAGNAAARALYAGMGFSAHHAYHHYRAPDGAAAAGNRSL
- the fdxA gene encoding ferredoxin, which translates into the protein MTYVIAQPCVDVKDKACIEECPVDCIYEGQRSLYIHPDECVDCGACEPVCPVEAIFYEDDTPEEWKDYYKANVEFFDELGSPGGASKLGLIERDHPFIAALPPQNQ
- a CDS encoding bifunctional succinyldiaminopimelate transaminase/glutamate-prephenate aminotransferase, giving the protein MSAVSDRLPTFPWDKLAPYKATAAAHPDGIVDLSVGTPVDPVPELIQKALVAAADSPGYPTVWGTPELRDAITGWAERRLGARELTHRHVLPVVGSKELVAWLPTQLGLGPGDRVAYPRLAYPTYEVGARLARAGHEAYDDPTELDPEGLKLLWLNSPSNPTGKVLSQEELTRIVAWARAHGILLFSDECYLELGWEADPVSVLHPDVNGGSYDGIVAVHSLSKRSNLAGYRAAFLAGDPAVLGPLLEIRKHGGMMTSAPTQAAVIAALGDDGHVRVQRERYASRRELLREALVTHGFRIEHSEASLYLWATRGESCWDTVDHLAKRGILVAPGDFYGPAGAQFVRVALTATDERVAAAVQRL
- a CDS encoding ATP-binding protein gives rise to the protein MSLPLTRRIARAALIVAAGAAAGVGAAGSASAAPELPAAPNLGGLTALDGANVGNTVDGAAQKVTESAGDTGGKTVKKAVPAAGKTGGKAVKKTTPVAQKAAGDAAGSAGQLVGDTAGSAKGGLPTDSLTKGGVPSADSLPVKSLPVG
- a CDS encoding heavy metal transporter → MPEPSSPKRRGRLFRCGAAFMALLAVAGYLVVQYVTGGSGGPGCKVVSGKGDGASYEFTPEQAVNAATITAVGTARGLPERAVTIALATALQESALRNIKHGDRDSLGLFQQRPSQGWGTPKEIMDPTYSAGEFYDHLVKVTGYTRLPLTVAAQRVQRSGFPQAYAKHEPDAALLAAALTGQSAATLTCEGRPAATRASGPDGVRAALVRDFGRDVLEPAGAEVGGGASTATPAPSPSAGDGAGGRTVTLPVTADTSTATGRSLDQRGWQLAHWAVANASELHIARVTYAGREWVAGTTAGQWREPAAKGTAGAERDADAVRVVTMG
- the dapE gene encoding succinyl-diaminopimelate desuccinylase; amino-acid sequence: MADTSLDLTLDAAELTARLVDFRSESGGEKPLADAIETALRALPHLTVDRYGNNVVARTNLGRAERVILAGHIDTVPVADNVPSRLDEDGVLWGCGTCDMKSGVAVQLRIAATVPAPNRDLTFVFYDNEEVAAELNGLKHVSETHPEWLEGDFAVLLEPSDGQVEGGCQGTLRVLLKTTGERAHSARGWMGSNAIHAAAPILARLASYEPRWPVIDGLEYREGLNAVGITGGVAGNVIPDECVVTVNFRYAPDRTPEEAIAHVREVFADCGVEEFEVVDHSGAAMPGLSHPAAKAFIEAVGGTPMPKYGWTDVSRFSALGVPAVNYGPGNPHLAHKRDERVETAKILAGEERLRNWLTA
- a CDS encoding LOG family protein; this encodes MATGNPEGKKQPPEEKRLGPVLQRRDQVQPSTTDQRLLDERAPSDWVHTDPWRVLRIQSEFIEGFGTLAELPPAISVFGSARTPADSPEYEAGVRLGQGLVDAGFAVITGGGPGAMEAANKGALEAKGISVGLGIELPFEQGLNPYVDIGLNFRYFFVRKMMFVKYAQGFVVLPGGLGTLDELFEALTLVQTQKVTRFPIVLFGSDYWGGLVDWLRDTVIAQGKASEKDLLLFHVTDDVDEAVALVSKEAGR